A portion of the Arcobacter arenosus genome contains these proteins:
- the soxC gene encoding sulfite dehydrogenase has protein sequence MTKVTKTSEKELSTISEDKLSRRDFFRKTAAYSVGAIAAANVLSPVELKAATDDPAIMNEAPWGTKLGDPVDHNLYGLPSPYEHNNIRRTHSLFSSGDYYASVAMCPIHESQGIVTPNGLFFVRDHGGTAHIDPKEWRLMIHGDQVEREIVLTLDDLKKYPSESRIYFIECPANGAPEWRGPQFNSLQFQKGLMSAAEWTGVMLKTILEDVGLKKDAVWMLAEGSDNASNPRTIPVEKALDDVMVVWGQNGEALRAEQGYPVRLIVPGWEGNLNTKWLRRLEISDKPWHSKEETSKYTMVQPGGKAIRYFWVNEVNSVITSPCPEKPWTHLKKGDMVEVEGIAWTGHGTITGVDISLDGGDNWVEAKLKGLVLPKSWTRFSYVMKWDGKPLLMASRARDDFGNIQPTIDEETTAVGVESVYHRNAIVTWEITEKGECNNVQIRKHKKA, from the coding sequence ATGACGAAAGTAACAAAGACTTCTGAAAAAGAATTATCTACTATTTCTGAGGATAAATTAAGTAGAAGAGACTTTTTTAGAAAAACTGCAGCATATTCTGTTGGTGCAATTGCAGCAGCGAATGTGTTATCACCTGTTGAGTTAAAAGCTGCTACTGATGATCCTGCAATCATGAATGAAGCACCATGGGGAACTAAACTAGGTGATCCAGTTGACCATAATTTATATGGATTACCATCACCATATGAGCATAATAATATCAGAAGAACACACTCTTTATTTTCTTCTGGGGATTACTATGCATCTGTAGCGATGTGTCCAATTCATGAATCACAAGGTATTGTGACACCTAATGGTCTGTTCTTTGTAAGAGATCATGGAGGAACTGCACATATTGACCCAAAAGAGTGGAGATTAATGATTCATGGTGATCAAGTTGAAAGAGAAATAGTATTAACTTTAGATGACCTAAAAAAATATCCAAGTGAAAGTAGAATTTACTTTATTGAGTGTCCAGCAAATGGTGCTCCTGAATGGAGAGGACCACAGTTTAATTCATTACAATTTCAAAAAGGTTTAATGAGTGCTGCAGAGTGGACAGGTGTAATGCTTAAGACAATTTTAGAAGATGTTGGTCTTAAAAAAGATGCTGTTTGGATGCTTGCTGAAGGAAGTGATAATGCTTCAAACCCTAGAACAATTCCAGTTGAAAAAGCATTAGATGATGTAATGGTTGTTTGGGGACAAAATGGTGAAGCATTAAGAGCTGAGCAAGGTTACCCTGTAAGACTAATCGTTCCAGGATGGGAAGGTAACTTAAATACTAAATGGTTAAGAAGACTTGAAATTTCTGACAAACCATGGCATTCAAAAGAGGAAACTTCAAAATATACTATGGTTCAACCAGGTGGTAAAGCTATTAGATATTTCTGGGTAAACGAAGTTAACTCAGTAATCACTTCACCATGTCCAGAAAAACCATGGACTCACTTAAAAAAAGGTGATATGGTAGAAGTTGAAGGAATTGCTTGGACAGGACATGGAACTATCACAGGAGTTGATATCTCTTTAGATGGTGGTGACAATTGGGTTGAGGCAAAACTTAAAGGACTTGTTTTACCTAAATCATGGACTAGATTTTCATATGTTATGAAGTGGGATGGAAAACCATTATTAATGGCATCACGTGCAAGAGATGACTTTGGAAATATTCAACCTACAATTGATGAAGAAACTACAGCAGTTGGTGTTGAATCTGTTTACCATAGAAATGCAATTGTAACTTGGGAAATAACTGAAAAAGGAGAGTGTAATAATGTTCAAATTAGAAAACACAAAAAAGCTTAG
- a CDS encoding molybdopterin molybdotransferase MoeA produces MKRFISYDESLTILNNIIFKAKTKEKLFLTNCIGRVLACNISADENSPQYPTSAMDGYAIKFEDQKNDFIEIIDKNPAGCVVESEVSNGVCIKTFTGSLIPNGADTLIPIENVEVINNKIKVTKEVPKGFAIREIGENYKKGEVLIKEGTIIGFAEIGVLASLNISQIPVYCMPNVAIASTGSEILDLGEEQINESQIRSSNHLTIEALAKKAGANTIQMGVVKDDIDSITKLLESGLEKADIVVTTGGVSVGDYDFVQDVIKEKLNAEVLFHGVTVKPGMHILLAKKDEKVILALPGFAYSSTVCAILYLLPLIYNYEGANKKLPIVKARINQDFPLKMNKTIFTACNVKYENNEYSIDFEGKKQGTSAILTNMLGNPALLIQKEDSKDIKAGELVDILLLNELK; encoded by the coding sequence ATGAAAAGATTTATAAGTTATGATGAGTCATTAACAATTTTAAATAATATAATTTTTAAAGCTAAAACAAAGGAAAAACTTTTTCTTACAAATTGTATCGGTAGAGTCTTGGCTTGCAATATTTCAGCAGATGAAAATTCACCTCAATATCCAACATCGGCAATGGATGGATATGCAATAAAATTTGAAGATCAAAAAAATGATTTTATTGAAATAATTGATAAAAATCCTGCAGGTTGTGTTGTTGAATCTGAAGTTTCAAATGGTGTTTGTATTAAAACTTTTACTGGTTCTTTAATTCCAAATGGTGCTGATACTTTAATACCAATTGAAAATGTTGAAGTTATAAATAATAAAATAAAAGTTACAAAAGAGGTACCTAAAGGTTTTGCAATTAGAGAGATTGGTGAAAACTACAAAAAAGGTGAAGTTTTAATTAAAGAGGGAACAATTATAGGTTTTGCAGAGATTGGTGTACTTGCTTCTTTAAATATTTCTCAAATTCCTGTTTATTGTATGCCTAATGTTGCTATTGCTAGTACAGGTAGTGAAATACTTGATTTAGGTGAAGAACAAATAAATGAATCTCAAATTAGAAGCTCTAATCATCTAACAATTGAAGCCTTAGCAAAAAAAGCTGGTGCAAATACTATCCAAATGGGTGTAGTAAAAGATGATATAGATTCGATTACAAAGCTTTTAGAAAGTGGGCTTGAAAAAGCTGATATAGTTGTTACAACAGGTGGTGTTTCAGTTGGTGATTATGATTTTGTTCAAGATGTTATAAAAGAAAAACTTAATGCAGAAGTTCTTTTTCATGGTGTAACAGTTAAACCTGGAATGCATATACTTTTAGCAAAAAAAGATGAGAAGGTTATATTAGCTTTACCTGGTTTTGCATACTCATCAACAGTTTGTGCAATTTTATATTTATTACCACTAATTTACAATTACGAAGGTGCTAATAAAAAACTTCCAATTGTTAAAGCTAGAATAAACCAAGACTTTCCATTAAAGATGAACAAAACAATATTTACAGCTTGTAATGTAAAATATGAAAACAATGAATACTCAATTGACTTTGAAGGGAAAAAACAAGGGACAAGTGCAATATTAACTAATATGTTAGGAAATCCTGCATTATTAATCCAAAAAGAAGATAGTAAAGATATAAAAGCAGGAGAATTAGTAGATATTCTTTTGTTGAATGAACTAAAATAA